The Alnus glutinosa chromosome 10, dhAlnGlut1.1, whole genome shotgun sequence DNA window aaaaaaaaaattaaaaggaagaaaaagaaaaagaagaagaagaggggtggctccccttggccggtctggggtggctgaaccaacCCATAATTAAGGGTTGGCTCGGCCAGCCCATGgcaggagaaaaaaaaagaaaagacaccCTTAAATCGGCCAGCctgggagtggccgaaccatcccctTATCCCTCCAAAGGCCAAAACCTATCAAacaatttcttcattttatattagtttattttatttgcttgaaccaccccatggggaGTGGTTCGGCACCCCATACCGGCCAAGGGCcactcctcttcttcttcttcttcttcttcttcttctttcttttttttttttctttttttttttcaattttattatttttaaagattttgattttttaattttatttatatagtgCCATGGTAAACCATTAATATTTGAACGGAAAATATAATAGAAGTATCAAAGTggtttttacccctaaactCAAGTACCAcatttgaaacaaatgaaaactcaggcactaaatttaaaaaagatgaaaactcaggtaccaataaagtatttaactaaaaaataaaaaagcaaagacaaaaaaagaaatagtgtatgttttaaaaaaaaataaaaaaataagaaagaaagaaatagagtGTCTAGATTCTTCTTTTTCCAGGAACTCAAACAAAATAATTTCAGATTGGGGTTTATTACCTTTCTACTTtcatgtttgtaatttttgttttttgttaagCTTTGGTATGTCAAGGCTTTAGTTTGCAATTTCGTTTTTAagtacctataaaaaaaaagaaaaaaaagatagattttgttttttttgaaagacAACAAAACGCAGGTCTGAAGAGGAACGTgcgagaaaaagaagaggaagagaaaggaaaagaagatctGAAGATAGGAAGAAGAGAATTAAAGAGAGAGAAGGTAACGGTTGAGGTAGAAGTTTTCTCTTCCAATGGTGAAGCTTTTCCTTTTTGGAGTCTTGGTTGGAAAGGATAATCAGTTGTggattttttgtcttttgatttGAAAACGAAGAGAAGCAGATCATTCTCAAAAGAAGGTAagcattttccttcttttttctttttgttttctttatttttttcaccttCAAATTTGTTTTCCCGTACATGGGTATGTACTTCTTAAGAATgtgttataaaaaaatttccgTTTCTTTTTCGAGGTTGTGTTTGTGAATGTGGAGAAGTTTGTTTTTCCATATTacaaaaaatgtaagcattTGAATTTTGCTTGTGTTAAATAGCTTTGATACTACGTTacatataaaggagaaatatatGGAAGAGAGGAGTGGAAGAGAATAATGGACTACATTATATTGAGTCTTGTTCATGATAACAATATTACATAGgtatctatttatagagaaacaaTAAGTAGTGAGCAATAAACCTAAGACTACATAAGGTATGGATTAAACCCTAATAAGAAAGGCAATAAAcatagaataatataatataatatattctaacatccccctcaaactcaaggcaTAACGTTgtgtttggaaaaaagaaagggattttttttttctttgctggAAAAGTCACTAGAGTTTGGCCGGAAAGTGGCGGCAAGAGGCGGAGGACTGCGGTTGCTGGCTGTCGGCAGCAAATAGTGGTGGCTGCTGGTGACAGGGAATTATTTGGACTTTGAATTGGGCTCGAGACTGGAGCCTTATAAAATAGGCTAAATTGGGCCGGTTTAATTAGGCCAAAACCCATGGACCATTGAATATGGTATGACCCGTAATTAAGTGAATCGGGTCAAACCCTTTGGTTCGGGTTGACTAACTTGGGCCAGCTAGAAAAATGTGGAGGAACCGGGTTTAACCTGCTGGTTCGGGTTGACAAATGGACCGGTTGCTTTGGCGATCCGGGATGAAAAGACTCGGGTCTAACCCGGTTGGGGGGGTTGATGAATTTGGACCGGGTCGGAAACGCTAACGTGGCTTGAGCTGACGTGGCACAAAAACACAGTAGGTGTGTGGCAGACACACGGGCAGGAGGGCTGCGCGTGGACGCGGGAAACAAAGATCCAGAGAGTTCGGACGGCACGTGGAAGGTCCGATGGCGGAGATCGAGGCTGATCTGGAATATGCGGCGCTGGATCTACTGATTGGTAGGGATACATATGTGATTGGCTAAGACACGGAGGCGCGTGGGCCAGAAGGCTTGAAGCTGTGCTCGGTGCGTGGTGGCGCGTTAGAAGTCTAATGACGGTTATCTCGGTAGCTCTGGAATGTGCGTCTCCTGATATGTTGATTGGTTCTGTTACTGAGGCCATTGGCCAAGTATGGAGGCGCATGACAGCATGGGCAGTGTGCTTGAGGGGCACGTGGAGGCACGTGTGGCTGTCGTCGGCAGCAGATCTTCCCCAAATCATAAGATTTGGACCTTACAAACCTAATTCTAGGATTGTTTTTCTAAATGTGGCTACAATGAAGGTGTGGAAGAGACTGATAACATTTTTAAAGTGAGAGGCGGCATGTGGATGACTGGAATTATGAGACAATTGTAGAATACATGAAGGACGCCTGGAAACATCAATGACGTTTATTGAAGGCCATAAGaaagtggctctgataccatgttaaataacTTTGAtactatataaaatatattggAGAAATATATGGAAGAAAGGACCAGAAGAGAATAATGGACTACATTAATTGTATTGAGTCTTGTTCATGATAATAATATTACgtaggtctctatttatagagagacaatGAGTAGTGAGCAAGAAACCTAAGACGACATAAGATAGggaataaaccctaataggaaagacaataaacatagaataatataatataatatattataacaGCTTAAATGTGGTTTTATGTGTAAATGTTGGGACTGCCATGCTACACATAATGGGATACTGCAGATTGGGTGTTTTTGCGTGTTGGATAAAGTGATGGCATATGATGGTATGTAGTTCAAAACTTTAcaatctagagagagagagagagagagagatagagagagtacATCAGATGCGAAGACGCAAGAGGCAGTAAACAATTATCGGAGACGAAGACAAAGTTTGTTGTTGTAGCGTAAAGGGACAAAACCGATTTTGTATAGAGAGGGATTTTGTAAATGTAAAAGGTTGTGCTTTACCCTTGGAGTCTCTTATATATGACAGTTATTTATAAACCAAATTCAAAGAATTTAAAACTTAAACAGTTATTTCTTATTTGTATCATTTGATTTTGACACATGTTTGACACTTTAAAAATCTCGTTCCTTTAGACTCACCGTTTAATTTAAAATGGACACTTGGAATCATTTTAAAACGCCACTTGccttaatgttatatattatgactataataaaataaattaaaaaaatagaatgatAAAACCTGATTTGTCAAAGGTCGAATTCTCTTTAGTCTTTATGATATGATCATCTAACACTTTTAAACTGCACAAGGAAAGACAAATTAGTgtaaaaatatttcctaaaatcaaataaaaaaaaatgcaattaattgattgagtttttggtaacaaaccttttttttttaatcactgaTCAGATATGAAATGATTTTAAGGACTTAAATAGTAAGTTATAAGGAAAGAATGAAAATGGAGAAGGAGagacaaattcaaatttgaataattaaGATCAACTTGAATAAGAaaattgatgtaaaaaaaatgaaaacttataTAGAGTAGGATTTGAAATAGAAACTTAATTAGAAACTTTCCATCTTCTTacttcttagcatttatttatttatttttattttatattaattcttCATTGTTGAACGATGGAGTCAGTTGGACTTAAGGAACGTTGGACTTAATAATTAAGTCTTATTTTTTGAACCAGACTTTCAATCTTCTTacttcttagcatttaatttttttttcattctatatttttctttccgacttaattaattattattttttaatgagactttccatcttcatgaacgttggacttaaggtgtaattaattttttgaatgttGGCCGGACGTACAgtgatcttaattaattaagtcttattttttaaaCGTTGGTAATTGTTTAGGGCcttcaatttatgttttttgttttgaaaataaatttttattgatatttcGTAATTGGGCCCTTCTTAAATTGGAGCCATACGTTATATTAATgcctttattaattttatttttaccatattttgGGGCATTATTAAAGTGTATTGATAGTAATTaaggcatttttttaaaaaaaaaataattttttttaatatttttttattgggggCCTTAGGCGTCCGCCTAATCCGCCTAAGGCTCTACGTGGCTGTGGTAACATAGCAATTGACAATCACTCACATGGAAAATGGCAACCGCCTTTCAAAGCAACTGTCTAGTTTCATATTTTTTAGAcgaaattagaaaaataaaattcttaaagtGTCTAGTTTCATAACAAGAGGGCAATTTCCTATTAAGAACCCTCCATCTTATTTGAACAGTAGCCTCCTTACAAGATTTAGAGGAGAATCTAGAAACTTCTGTtcagaaaggaaaaggaaaagaaaagtaattctAGTGGCAATAGAACTGCAAAATATAAcataattttgataattatgttatatcaaaatattattaatgtACTAAAAGTTATGTCACCATCTAATAATGTGGCCAATAACAATAAAAGGATTATGTCACCATCTAATACCCAGCTGCAGATTCTCATCtcaaaattttgataattgaaGGTATCAGAAACCGTACTTGCTTCAGATTGGTGCAGTGCCGACTGGATATTAGGTACCCTGAAATTTTGTTACGATAAATCATCAGCACCCTTTAAAGGATCACAAGTAGCCACAAGAAAATCTCTGCTGCTGTTTAGTACCTTTTCCCATGTATCGGCAAGCTACAGCACCTTTCAGGAGAAAATCTACTGAAGAGTAATTTACAACCTACACTTCAGAGAAAGAGGAAAATCCAAAGTTCCCCACAATCTTGATTTGGCGCCACACCGCAAGGCCCACAGGTTGCACTTGGACTTTCAGTACCTATTTATCAGAAACTAACTAAATGTCTAAATCAACAAATAACTTAAAGGCAAGTGCATAGTAAATTGAAACAGAAAGTCCATATATCGTGCATCAGATAATATGGAGTCTGTAGATAGCCTAGTCCTTCTATGCAAATAAAGACAAAATAGTCCTTTTAGCCTACCCTATCACAGCAACACAAGTTTATGGAAGGGCCGATGCagattcaaataaaatatttcatgcAAATTCTAACTAAATTCCAATCAGTTAGAGATGCATTGTGAAACATATTAAACCATGAAATAAATGTAGAAAATTAAGCTTCATCTGCCTCCTAGTGGCCCAGTCATAGGTCATTTCAAATAATACTAAAACTAAATTCAACTTAATTTGAGCTATTAGATATTGAATGTAatacataattttcttttcaagtatAGAAGTGTTAGGTTCATATGATACCTCTTCAGTAAACATATAGCTTAACTGTTTTTCACCAATATTTATCAATCTAGCTGATGTTGGACAGCAGAGCAAGATGTTTCTAGAGTTAATGGCTAGCAAAATTTTGGGAAAGATCACGGCTTTTGAAGTCATAAAGGATGAGACGAGGAAGTGCATAGATTATACTTCAAATCTGGTTAGGAAAGATTGAGTTTGAAAGTGTTTGATTAAGTATGAAAAACAGTAGGAAAATACAGAACAAACCTAGAAATGCTACAAGAAAAATTAACTCTATTATTGATCAAATAATCTGCTAGTCATCAAACACATATGCTTAAGAACATATGACACTTGTTATTGACAGTGGAAAATGACCTTGTAAAAGAACCACAAGGTATTGAGGATGGGTAGTAAAATAGAGATTCATAGAAACACAAATTATTGGAACAAACCAGTATATTTGTCAAGCTCCCTAGCTTTATACGAGCTTCACAATAATTCCTGGCAGTGACATGACAACAGCCTTTGATTATAGTGTTTGGAATGGTGAAGTAAAGAATCAACGAGTGGACAAAGCGTTCTGTTTCAATAAAGATAGTCGATAAGCAAACCAAAAACAGAAATGATAAACTATATTAATAATAAGCATTGAAAAGAAGAAGTACCTAACTGTCCAAGTTGAATATATTGTGTCCGCCATCCATCTTTTGTGCAGATTTTAGAACAAAAAGTGGGAACTCTTGCCATAATTTTATAGCTCAAACAATCAATTCTTCATCAATCATTATGCAGTCGATGTGAGCAATCTTCCGccattcttttccctttttcctttgaCACTGTTTCTTCAACAAAGGACATTCATTGATCGGTAGAAAAGAAAGGGAGGTGGGCAGCCCCTCTTCTGGCAGAAACTTGAGTTTAGGGCAGCCATGGATCCACAATTGTTCAAGAGAGGTAAGGTGTTGAAGCCCGATTTTGTCCAAAGATTTCATATTTGGAAATTCAGAGATGTCAAGAAAGTTCAAATTGGTTGGCAGAAATCCTACCTCCGGAAAGGATTCCACATGTTCAGATTTTCCActgattgaaaattttctaacTGAGGGGAGTTTTTGCAAACCCCAACGCATCCGATTAGCAACAAGTTTGTCACAACCAAGGatggaaattagattcaaattGGGAGGCAAGCCCCCTTCAGGAAACAACACAACATGTGGACAATCTTCTAAACGCAAATACTTTAGAGATGGAAGGAGTATGTGCATATTATCAGGCAGTGATCTTAGACTCCTACAATTGGTAACCCAAAACCATGTGAGGTTGGGGGCACGCAATCCTCCTTTTGGAAAAGATACACAACAAGGGCAATCAAGGATTTGTATCTGTAGTGTCATTAAGTCATGTTCATGATGTTCTGAAATTCCAAGTGATTCCAGATTTCTACATCCCCTGATTATGACATCACAAAGCTTTGGGAACAAGTCTAATGGAAAGAACTTGAGAGAATCACAACTATCTATCAAGAACAATCTTTCAAGGGATGAATAATGCAAGTCCATAGGGAGCTCTAACTTCCTACAATTTGTGATCTCAATGGTTTTTAATGTAGAAGGTAGACCACCCCCAGGAAAGCACATAAGTGAGGAACAATCACATATTTCGAAGTCTTGAAGACAATTGTTAGAGTCCATTATTACCTCTGGTGGGGAATCCAGTACATCAAATCCTTCAAGTTTAAGCTTCTGAATTTTAATTGGCAATTCCTTTAATAGTGCCTCATTACAATGTATTAATTGCAATTCACGTATTGCAGGAGCCCTTGGGAGTGAAGCCATCAGCAGCAGACATTCAGTGATCACAAGTTTAGCTAAAGAAGGAAGATTGATGGGCAGTCCTCCTATTAGCTTGGGGCAATTAAGAATATAAAGCTCAACAAGATGAGGGAAAGCTCCATCATTATTATCAGCACCAAAAGAAAACCATTCCTCCCAATTCAACATTTCTTCAAACCTTAAAACTTTAAGGACTCCAAATAGCTTAATTGAAGAAGAACCATTTCCATAAAACTCAGGACCTACTGTAACAACTCCATCACACCCAACAATAGAGAGGTCTTGCAGAGAAGGTAGTTGCCCAAGGGGTGGCAACTTGTAGCAAGATTTGCACTTGTTTAGATGAAGACATGTTATATTAGAGAATGAATCATGCCCTACCCAATTTGGGAAACTTTTACCACCATAATAGGTGATAGTGAGACTTTTCAAGTTTGGATGTGGCTCGAGATTGTCAAGTACAGTCACATTACTTTTTGAAATACTAGTATCAGCTTTCCATTCCAACACCAACTCCTCAAGATCCTTTTTATCCTTCAAACTTGCACCCAAAGCATCTGAAGGAGATACAACATTTTGGAGTTCCAAAATAGAAAGTGTTCCACGAAGATTTGAAAGTTTTCCCAACTCTACAACGCAAGAACCACTATCTTTTCCAATAATAAACATAGTCAATGTATGGAGACATTTTAATCTACCCAATTGTGTCGGCATCTCCTTGATGCTAGTTCCAGTAATATCAAGATGACGTAAATTAATAAGTTTCCACATTTCCCTTGGCAATACAACAAGATATTTGCAACCTGATAACTTCAACGTTTGCAAATTGCACAACTTACATATGGTATTAGGCAGCCTTTCCACTGTAGTGAAAGAAAGGTCCAAATATCGTAAATGTTTAATTTTGCTAATTGAATCAGGCAACTCATTCATATTACTGTAGTGAGATAGAGAGAGGACCCGTAAGCATCTTAGCATTGGCAATAAATCACGTGGTACTAATTTAGTTAAGTAGAATGTCTCGTTCTTTGGTGGAAATTTCAATGGCAGGAAGGTGCGCAACCGCTTAGCCTCATAAAGAGCCTCAAACTTCTTAAAATTATCAAATCGTGTCCTGAAATACGACAAATAGCGCGTCTTGTTCACAATTTCGTGAGAATAGTCACCCTCCAACCTAAAGCTAAATTGACCAGATACAAATTTTGCTAAATCATTGACAAGATCATGCATTACAAAAGATGATTTATCATTGCTTGATTGTTGGAAAAATGATCTTGATACAAGATCAAGGAAGTAATCATCACCAACTTCTTCCATTGTTTTGTTTCTAGATTGTTGCAAAAAACCTTCGGCCATCCATAATAAGATTAATTGATTCTTTTCAAAAACATAATCCTTTGGAAATATTGAACAATAAGCAAAGCATTGCTTTAGTTGGGATGGGAGATATTTGTAACTTAATCTTAGTGCAGGAAGAATATTTTTCCCATCATTCGTCAAATCCCATAGTTCACTCTTCAAAATCTTATCCCATACATCAACATCTAGTTTAGACCGCAAGAGAGCCCCAATTGTCTTAGCTGCTAAAGGTAGGCCTTTGCACTTTTTCACAATTTGTCTACCTATTACTTGTAGTTTTGGATGTGCCTCAGAGTTACCATCATGGAAGGCATGTTTTGCAAATAATGACCAGCAATCTTCTTCTGCTAACTGCTGTAGAGGATAGGTGGCAATAGTGCGCATGGCTGATGCAACACTTTCATTGCGGATTGTTACAATGACCCTACTTCCTTGTGCCCCAAATTTAAAGGGATTCCTTAACACTTCCCAATCAACATAATTCTCATTCCAAACATCATCTAGAACAAGCAGAAATTTCTTCCCCATCAAATTCTCCTTTAGTGTAACTTGAAGCCGATTTAAATCCTTAATACTGCAAGTTGAGGAAGTTACTACCTCTAGAATTGTTTTCGTGACCTTGAACACGTCAAATTCTTCTGAAACACAAACCCACGCTTCAAGGTTAAAATGCTCCTTCACCCTGTTGTCATTGTATACAAGCTGAGCAAGGGTGGTCTTGCCTATTCCCCCCATCCCAACTATGGCAACCACACACATCTCACTGCCAATTGCATCATCTGAGAGCAGCAAGTTGATTATTGCCTCCTTATCATCATCCCTACCACAAATACCAGATTCCTCAACCAAAGAAGTCGTGGGCAATCTTTCCGATGGTTTCCCTCCAACGCCTTCTCTTAGACCTATAACATCTTTTTGTTTTGCTAGATATTCTAGTCTGTCAATTACCTCTCTTATCCTTGGTTCTATCTCCTTGACAAAGGGATTAAAAGAAGCAGAGATTGATTTTCGTACCTTCCTTGCAGTGCTTTGGAATTCAGCATCCAACTTGCATCGCAAGGCTTTCGTAGCAATCTCATCCAAGATGTCCTCCGCATCATAGACAGCATCCTTCAGCTCATCAAGCCAATCTTTCACATCAGGCTTTGTCACTTGCTTTTCCTCCGCGTCTTCGAGCACTGCATTCACAGACAGCAATGCTATCTTCAGCTTCCTTAAAAGTCCATCGGTGAGTTTTCGTCCCCGAAGGAAGTCAACGACCCCGGGAGACGCCATTCTATCGAACAACACTTGGAGAAAAGCAGAGAGAAACGCTCCTCCCACCAAGGCCCCagccatgttttcttct harbors:
- the LOC133880174 gene encoding putative disease resistance RPP13-like protein 1: MAGALVGGAFLSAFLQVLFDRMASPGVVDFLRGRKLTDGLLRKLKIALLSVNAVLEDAEEKQVTKPDVKDWLDELKDAVYDAEDILDEIATKALRCKLDAEFQSTARKVRKSISASFNPFVKEIEPRIREVIDRLEYLAKQKDVIGLREGVGGKPSERLPTTSLVEESGICGRDDDKEAIINLLLSDDAIGSEMCVVAIVGMGGIGKTTLAQLVYNDNRVKEHFNLEAWVCVSEEFDVFKVTKTILEVVTSSTCSIKDLNRLQVTLKENLMGKKFLLVLDDVWNENYVDWEVLRNPFKFGAQGSRVIVTIRNESVASAMRTIATYPLQQLAEEDCWSLFAKHAFHDGNSEAHPKLQVIGRQIVKKCKGLPLAAKTIGALLRSKLDVDVWDKILKSELWDLTNDGKNILPALRLSYKYLPSQLKQCFAYCSIFPKDYVFEKNQLILLWMAEGFLQQSRNKTMEEVGDDYFLDLVSRSFFQQSSNDKSSFVMHDLVNDLAKFVSGQFSFRLEGDYSHEIVNKTRYLSYFRTRFDNFKKFEALYEAKRLRTFLPLKFPPKNETFYLTKLVPRDLLPMLRCLRVLSLSHYSNMNELPDSISKIKHLRYLDLSFTTVERLPNTICKLCNLQTLKLSGCKYLVVLPREMWKLINLRHLDITGTSIKEMPTQLGRLKCLHTLTMFIIGKDSGSCVVELGKLSNLRGTLSILELQNVVSPSDALGASLKDKKDLEELVLEWKADTSISKSNVTVLDNLEPHPNLKSLTITYYGGKSFPNWVGHDSFSNITCLHLNKCKSCYKLPPLGQLPSLQDLSIVGCDGVVTVGPEFYGNGSSSIKLFGVLKVLRFEEMLNWEEWFSFGADNNDGAFPHLVELYILNCPKLIGGLPINLPSLAKLVITECLLLMASLPRAPAIRELQLIHCNEALLKELPIKIQKLKLEGFDVLDSPPEVIMDSNNCLQDFEICDCSSLMCFPGGGLPSTLKTIEITNCRKLELPMDLHYSSLERLFLIDSCDSLKFFPLDLFPKLCDVIIRGCRNLESLGISEHHEHDLMTLQIQILDCPCCVSFPKGGLRAPNLTWFWVTNCRSLRSLPDNMHILLPSLKYLRLEDCPHVVLFPEGGLPPNLNLISILGCDKLVANRMRWGLQKLPSVRKFSISGKSEHVESFPEVGFLPTNLNFLDISEFPNMKSLDKIGLQHLTSLEQLWIHGCPKLKFLPEEGLPTSLSFLPINECPLLKKQCQRKKGKEWRKIAHIDCIMIDEELIV